In Candidatus Epulonipiscium viviparus, one DNA window encodes the following:
- a CDS encoding nitroreductase family protein — protein MIKERRSVRRYEDKIVDKGVVEAIIEDCRFAPSWGNTQIARYNIVTDPELIKALADKCVNGFVYNMKVLKHAKNVAVISFVKGKSGAFEPEKAKEMGFGDDGYVTSKGSAWEVFDAGIATQTFCLSAHEHGIGTCIMGVIDDANIKQVLSLPEEETVATVVTFGYPTETPKAPPRKEVSELVRYY, from the coding sequence ATGATTAAAGAAAGACGTAGTGTTCGAAGATATGAAGATAAAATTGTTGATAAGGGCGTTGTAGAAGCGATTATCGAAGATTGCCGTTTTGCTCCTTCTTGGGGTAACACTCAAATTGCTCGATACAACATAGTCACTGACCCAGAGCTTATTAAAGCCCTAGCAGATAAATGCGTAAACGGCTTTGTATACAATATGAAAGTGCTTAAACATGCCAAAAATGTTGCCGTAATCAGCTTTGTTAAAGGTAAAAGCGGTGCATTTGAGCCAGAAAAAGCCAAAGAGATGGGATTTGGAGACGATGGATATGTAACTAGCAAAGGATCTGCATGGGAAGTTTTCGATGCTGGTATCGCAACGCAAACATTTTGCCTTTCTGCACATGAGCATGGCATCGGCACATGTATTATGGGTGTTATCGATGATGCTAATATCAAGCAAGTTTTGTCTCTTCCAGAAGAAGAAACTGTTGCCACTGTTGTCACTTTTGGCTACCCAACTGAGACTCCAAAAGCACCGCCTAGAAAAGAAGTTTCAGAACTTGTTCGCTACTATTAA
- a CDS encoding TetR/AcrR family transcriptional regulator — MTSRQLQAYNTKHKIIQCAIDLFQQEDFKDIKIKTICDAADISIGTFYHYFNSKEDIIIKTFEQCDMLLADQQYDLTDLTPEQKIKSILQQMAFIYEKNSASFLSQLLITQLAINNKYLLSTSRYLYTEIYKHFQQGLDQGDFHSSRTAPSLTSSLLRWLRGALYEWCLNEGSYSISNLIQDDATLFFDAIRK, encoded by the coding sequence ATGACTTCTCGTCAATTACAAGCTTATAACACCAAACACAAGATTATTCAATGCGCTATTGATCTATTTCAACAGGAGGACTTTAAAGATATTAAAATTAAGACTATTTGCGATGCTGCCGACATCTCTATTGGTACATTTTACCATTATTTTAATTCCAAGGAGGATATCATTATCAAAACCTTTGAGCAGTGCGATATGCTATTAGCCGATCAGCAATACGATTTAACCGACCTCACTCCAGAGCAAAAAATTAAGTCTATTTTACAGCAGATGGCTTTTATTTATGAAAAAAACAGTGCCAGCTTTTTAAGTCAACTTCTCATCACTCAACTTGCCATTAACAACAAATACCTTTTAAGCACTTCCCGATACTTATATACCGAAATTTATAAACATTTTCAGCAAGGGCTAGATCAAGGAGATTTTCATTCCTCTAGAACCGCTCCTTCTTTAACTTCTTCTTTATTGCGATGGCTTAGGGGAGCCTTATACGAGTGGTGTCTCAATGAAGGGAGCTATAGCATATCGAATTTAATTCAAGATGACGCTACTCTATTTTTTGATGCTATCAGAAAATAA